Genomic DNA from Epinephelus fuscoguttatus linkage group LG14, E.fuscoguttatus.final_Chr_v1:
tttaaaataaagcagaactaaatgtcagaaatataaaacaaattttaGGCAATATTTCTTTAGACACCAGGTTACTAAGGAAACATCACTATTTTTTTATAAAGAAGGAATTTAAATGCAGCCTGATCAGAAAGGACATGGCTGCACTGAAGAAATGCAATCAGTCACTTTATACAGAAACTTTAATTGAATTGATACAGTTTTATCACtttactgtttgtgtgtatgtgtttttaaaaccggtgcctttttttccagtatttttggattttttttgttggtcttgCATGTTGTTGATATGTGTGTTGTGGATGTTTGATCGgtgtatgtaaatgtgtttaaagtTTGCAAATTGGTGGAATTGGAAgattttactttatatttataGTATTTATTCGTGTTCAAGACAGTAATGATAAGTTTGAACACATGCATATATTGACATTCATCATGTGCAATTGTGATTTCAGCTACTCATCCCTGAAGTGCTGGAAGTTCAGTGTCTCCCTTGTTGTTGCCTGCCTGTCTTATCCTGTCCTTTAGGTGTGTTGTTACTATTATTAACTCATTGTATGAGTGTGAAGCATGATAGTACTGGATGAGACCAAACTAGCTCACATGTGGAATCTGGGTAAATCTGGGCCAAATGAATATTGTGGACTGTTGTGCaatcatgtttttctgtttcaatAAAACAGACTGTATGAAGAAAAACACTCTTTCCTGTCTTTATTATCATTCATTGTTTTACAGCAATGAAATAAAGACTTTCAATGTCTCACTCTCGATCAAGAATTAGAATAAAAAGAACAGGATGAGAGTTGATGGTGGCCACAATGATCTTTCCTGTTCACAGCACACATGTCCAAACCCTTAGTGAACGTAGAGTAATTTTAAGGTATGTCTTGACCACAGTAACTTAacctgcctaaacctaacctatggaACTTTATGTTAAGGACGTAATGGGGCGCTAATTCTTTATTGTTAACATTACACTATTGTTTAAGTTTCAGTttcttagaaataaaaaatcctGGTGTTGATGATGAAAGAATGGAACCTGACGAATCTGACTTGCGCAAACATACGAACAGGTTAAACACCTTCCTTTAAACTCAGATAAGTTTCCCTTCAGACACAGAAGGCACACGCTCCTTCTCAAAGCTGACATGGAAGTACTTTGTGAGCATACATGTTTCTCTGGCCTTACTGTTACTTTAtattaatttatattatatGACATGTTTAACCTTCAGGAGCTTTTATTGATAGAGCTTAagcatttaaataataataattatgggTGGATTGTTCAGACATGGACTGTGAGAGAGTTCCACCGTGCTAGGGATATATTGATAGGCACTACAAAGTGTTAATTATGTAAGTATTTAACAACACTTAGTTTCTATAACACCTTATGTGTCCCTTATTCCATCATATAAGTTTGTTTTCTACTTTGAATAATAATGAAACAAGGATTGCTAAGTAGAACGTGTGTCCATTGTTTAGGACCATCACAATTTTGTACCCGATTTAACCAAAAGGGTAAATAATAGCAAATTTGCTCAAAAAACATATGTATGTTCTTAATCCCTTTCAGCTCTGCaaattaacataaaaacatgcaaaatatttaacaaagttgttatgttatttaaaaaaaagtgactaACAGGGTGGAAAGGACCCTAACAGGGTGGAATTATCAACAATGACTCAGTGAGTTTCAACAATCattttattaaacacacattaacattaaaggtaggatctggaggattttcaaacaaagcaaaatatagacatatacaaatgaaatcctgcttaatcatcacctataggcttctactcatgtgtggtggtgactctgtttgcagagctcctgctttttaactgtattttgatgtttttgtgagctcggaccacttctgggcggagatttccccagccaatgagagagcgcaggtgccgtgcccgagcgtgtccgagtgtgcaccagcgcgagccttgcctgaacctcttctgtgaagccttcttctgTACCTCTGGGCTCCatacacccgggagagttgaacctgataggaggggccaaatttgaatgtgtgtttacaaacagcaactggaaaatcctccagtcCCTACCTttaacattaaacacattaattaaTTAGTCTCGCCTTTCTCTGTAGCGATGCTGCATCTCTGCTGCACTTAGTGCTGGAGCCATTTCCTAACAAATACATAATTTAACTTTATATTATCATGTAAATTGTATAGACCACATAATACTGATCAATtactgtttaaatgcatactGATTACACACAAAAGGGTGTGATCAATTGATAATTGATCATGGCTGTGTTGCGGCATGTCAAGTAAAGCCAAATAAATGTTGAATAACTTATAGTTATAAAGTGTAAACCTTTAATACATACTGGTAAATTACATGATCAGTTTAAATGACATTTGAATATGTATATATCAGCATTAATatgcatttctttacattttgtaATAGATTTTCCACCCTGTTAGGTGCATGCTCCACCATGTTAGGTTTGTATGCCTAACAGGGTGGAATTTTGTCAACCAAATTAGCTATAGCTCTGTGAGGCAGCCATCTATAGCTAGCTAACTCTGCACataaacagtactttagtaTATATATCAAACATGTTTGTGATTATTTCAAAAATGTTGCTTACTTTCTTCACAATTTAACATGATAGGGTGAAAAGTTAAGAGTAGGACATACAGGTTAACATCATAAAACTTGtaacaaaagacagacagaaagttgGGACTCACCTCTCTGTTCTTTTGAATTCCCGCCAAAAGAGtgaattgtagttttttttgtttagaagGTGAAAAACCACAAACTAACAGGGTGGAACACAATTTCGAGGACACACAGTAAAttataaaaatgataaataataacaattgtTTCCattgatatttatttataagtAGAGAGATTTTAACTTGATTTATACAATAATAAAGGcacatttctatttatttataattatatCGCAAATGTGtctcattgaaactgaaaatttgCTTTGGGAACATTGTAAAAAGGAGTGTATGTTCCCAAAAAAAggtaattaaaattaaaataaatatattttgcaaGATTTGTGTTAATCTTATAAAGAAGACCTCAATCTATAATAAAAGTTTTTCATCATaagtatttcatttattttaaataaaatattaacatttatttcttGGGGACAGGAAAGTCACCAATATCCAGGAATGACCCAATTATGAATTATTGGCTCAGGGCAGCCCAACACAGAtaacatgtttcttgttttctttttgtgtttcattaACAGGCAAAATCCCCACCATTATAGCTGCAGGTAAGACCAGTtggacaacacattttaaacatgtaAAGTATCAAGTTGTACTCTAATGATTGGAAAAATGTTCTGCACCCCACAGGGGGTCTCATAGCTGTGCTCCTGTGGCCTCTTCTGTGTCCTCTTTTGATCGCCATAGGTTTCAGCTCATCAGTTGCTGCTACAATCTCATGGTCATTtggtaaactgaatattttattttcatctttttaaaTTTATGACCTTCTGTCTCTATTTAGTCAATACAAATATCTGTGAAATGTGCATTGAAAacaaataagcatgttttgATGGTAGAAAGGAGCAGCCTGAGTGTTGAGATAAAAGATAACATTGAGGTTCAATATAATGATGTTAGACTGCACCATAAAAGCTTTACTTATGGACAGGCAAGTGTAACATGGAGTTGATGGTGTCTTGGGAATcctaaaatgtaatgtaatgtaatctcGCTGCAGGTATGGCTGTTCTGTTTGGGACTGGACGAGAACTGGAGGAGCTCTTAGCCATTTGTAACCAAACTGGAGCCTGCAACAAGTACTCTAAACCATACGAGCACATAAATCATTTGTTCCTATCATCAAATATGACCTTCAAGAGCATTTAATAAATTGGCAcctgttgggattcacaggaccacagatgatttatcatttggtaaaatctaaactgtagatttaaaggctttttcctctgcatgctctttgttctccaaacaaaaAGAGCTATGTGACACCCATCTCTCACAGGagatctcacctcacacctcagtgagactcaagtcccaaaacttgattggacaagacCTTTACAGGgacatgtgactctgatgtcacaggcatctgtagatCTGTGCTCCCTTCCACAGATCTCTCTCCCCTCTTGCTCTCCAGCTGTTGAACAGCTAACACCTCTCTCCGGCTGGGCCTGGGACAGCAGAGGCCCAGACCCTGGCTCCATAGCCCCacaccactaaagggagggcaactgATCATAGACTCttttgcaaacacaaggtttgcaactagctttctaGCAACAAgaaactaagtgagttagcacccagcgtctaactctgcaaagaCCCCGAGCGACTGGCTTCCtcggatcagaacctttggaacaaaggaacacaacaaagactgcagctagaatcatcttcccagccttcttctgccggctaacaaagcagcacaccaccaagtgactctttcccccatccactcaaggatcagtaacgtaacaactgggcatagcttatcacagctttacaggcctagcaagactgtttaacttgttgtatgtgatttgatgctgtttactgagttattgttgtgatagattgcagttaggtcattgattagttggctttgccaaagctaagtgttttgtttgctaatactgttcacaaacagattcttgcacacaactaaacaatctctgcactattccagaccgtttgcaacacaaatcacattcacatagactcattaacaaataggctttcaacagagctacacccaaacaggcatctcaaagttcccgcttcttttcctttgtctttgtcctgaccacacggtcagacagaCACCTCCCCTGTGAGCCCGTGAACAATCCAAGCCTATCTgagtgaaaaaaagcacttttagtggacgtattttgacattgtttgacgctgtctgagtgccctattatttaatatagcgtgcgctcacgggctgcaggcaggtcagccctagcttcgtactggagaaatgtcaaatactgaacatcctaccactcatttagacaaaagtaaatcggaaaatagggcccaggttgaaaaaacattagttcccctttaagttcTAAAAACTTATGTGCGTAGATGTTGCACTCAGTTTTGTTCCAATGGCTTTGCTGACCCGTTTTCCAAAAGAAGACATTCCTGCACAGCAGAAAGATTCAAAGCAACACAatgattgtttgttttacatgtcAGCTTTTTGCCAAGAGCAATATATTTGAACGTAACCTCTCTGTAATGACCAACATTTGGATTAGTAACCATAATTTAATTACTTATCattttctcagtaactgtaacaTACTACAATTACATGTATGTTGTAATTTAAATATGTCTCTGTGTTACTCTGCAACACTGCTCCCATCATCAGCTGTTACAGCCATTAGAGCAGTTGTTCCCAAATGGGGGGTTGCAGTCTAAAAGTGGGTCGCGGGTCCGTTCTGTATGGACcgcaagtttgtaaaaaaacaaaacaaaaaaaaaaccacactttatttttaagtacagtgaatttcggCACAGAGTTTTGCCACATCGTGCTgaagagtgaatgaataatgGACAGcgacttgacagagacagcaaactagcttgactagtatgacgctgaatgtactGAACTTAAACTAATGaccaaggagaaatctggaccccgtggctggaccagttgggaaccaatgCACTAGAGGTTGCTGCAACAAGAAACGTGAACGAGGGTTATAATAAACCACTGTACACACTAAATATGCTAGAATCGCTTTTTGCGGGAGAACAGTCTTCGAACCAGCTAAAGATTGACAACATAGATTTTCTAACAAACTGAGTCTTTTCCTAATGACGACAACTTCAAATCATGTTTTCTGTACTGTGATAAATCTGATCACCTAAACAGAGTAGTTTTGCCACTACAAGGACGTGAAAAGTGTAAAAATGCCCATATTCATCTTGTATTTCAATAAGTCAAAAGCTTGTTTTATAATGTGGAAGATGCATGCTGGTGTTACTGATGTTCATTCGCTCTGATGaatctttattttgaaaccattTACTAAATCTGGAGGCAATTAAGATGATGCACATATGCTCTTTAATGCTAATTTTATCTGATTATAAAGCCATTTTTAGTCACTTAATTCATCTGatgtagcaattttattttattttttatttatctattattatgtttaatttttatttcttattttttctctttaatcttattctatttaaggtcctttgattttgtcttgtgctgctgtgatacttTGTGAATTTCCCCCctgggggatcaataaagtatatcttatcttatcttatcttatcttatcttatcttatcttattaatTCTGAACCAAATCTATTGTCATCATCGTTGTTGTTGGTGTAAGCATAGTTGTTGCCATTTAAATGAAGCAATTTCAAACATTTCCATAAAGTTAATTTAACAAAACACAGTGGTGCTTTAAGCTAAACATCACAATGATATTgccaacatgctaatgtttagcaggtatatgTTTTACCATGCTCACCACCTAGCACACTAATATCTGTAACTTAGCACTAAGTACAGTCAAAGCTGTTGGGAGTGTCATTGGTTTTACTGGAGGAAAAGATAAGAAGATAAGAGATCACTGAAGTTAGTacaattcatcctctgggaacatGAATGACTTCACCAGATTTCATGGTAATTCATTTATTAGTTGTCATTTCACTCTTTCCTGTATCCTCTGGCCCTAAAAATGATTATTATTCATTGATTTGCAGAGGTGAAAAGAGTGTCAACCTCTCACTCTTGGTCAGGAATTAGAATAAGGAGCACAAAATGAGAGATGATGGTGGCTTAAATGATTCCCTCTGTTCTCAGCAGGGGGAGACAGACACCAAACAGCTGACTACAACATCTCAACATCATATAAAGaccaaattattttctttttgcaataatcaaatgtaataatgtaTTGATTTATCTAATAGATGCAGTATTCCTAACACACTAATGCCAGTGAATACCCAGTAACTATTATCTTTTCTGTTACACTATTACAACTCTTTACACTTGAaccttttttactttttgtccCTATTTACGTCAACAAGGAGTTTCAGTTTCTCAGAAATGCAAATCCTGTTGTCAGCACATGATGTTGTCCTCACGCCATCATGATGAAAGAAATTTTAAAACGACTGCAGCCTCAGCCAAACATGCCAGCAGgttatataaatacatacactTTCCTTTGAGCTCAGTAAGGTCTCACATCTGACACAGaaggctcactcactcactcccaAAGCTAAGATGGAAGAACTTTGTGAGTATACTTATGTCTTTGACAATACTGTAATTTGATAATAGTGTTCAACTTAATATTCCTCAGCAAATATTTGCTCAGGGCAGCTCAGCGCGAATGACATGTTTTTgccttctgtctgtgttttatgaACAGGTAAGGCCTTCGTTGCGGCCACAGATGAGACCAATCTGAATCACCACAACACACGTATCAAATATGTAAACTTCTAAATTGCAAAATCCTGTAGCCGTACTTTAGTCATCAGGAAAATTGTTTCCTCTGCTGTGTTCTCTCCCAGGAGGTGCAACGGTTGTGATCCTGACTCCTGTTATCCTGGCTGCCATGGGTTACACCTCACTAACAGCAACAGCGGCAATTATTGTTGCTGCAATTGCTAATGGAGATCTGATAGCAGCATTAGGAAGTCTAATGGGAATCCTGTGGCCATTtggtaaactgaatatttaatttataaatttTTAAGTCAATGCAAATATCTTGGAAAGGTgcgttaaaaaaacaaataagcatGTTTGTGTAGTAGACATCGGCAGCCTGAGCACTGAGGTAAAAGGTATCAGCGAGGCTCATTGAACATCTATGTATTAATCAAGTTTCATTGAGCAAATtgattattaatgtgcagtaataaatgataataaagctCTCTGGAATCCCTAAATGTAATGTGATCTTACTGCAGGTCTGTTTTCTGGTCTGTCTGGGAATGAAGTAGCAGTGGGAAGGATGCTATTTACCATCTGTAACCAAACCTTTACACCTTGAAGATTTACAGCATGGATATGCAACACATTTCTCTTTAACAAATGAGGACGACTacaaattatgatttttttttttattttattttttttttttttgctgtgataaATCTGATAACTTTCTTAATTCATTTAGTTTTTCTATTTAATTTTGTCATTAGGCTTTTCAATAAGTCaaaattgttttataaatgtggAAGATGCAGCCTTGAGTCATTTTGAGGATGTTCATTAGCTCTGATGAATCTTTGTTTTCACATCATTTAACTGAGGACAATTAAAACGATGCTTTTGTGCTCTTGGAATATTTTCATCTGATTATACTGTCTAATTCTAAACCTAAATAAAATGCATGCAAAATAAAGCCATTATTCTACTGTCATCATAGTTGTTAGCATTGTGCTTGTTACCATTTTGATTAAGCtatttaaaatatttccatGAGGTTAATTTGACaagactcagagtcgcagtgaTGCTTTGAGCTAAAGGTCAACATGCCCACAATGACAGTGCAAACATGCTGATGCCAAGCTGATATAATGTTCACCATCTGGCATGCACGCTAATTTTAACTAATTAGCACAAAGCACAGCGGAGGCTGCTGGGGATGTCATGAGTTTTGCAGTTGAACACTAAGGTATCACCAGAGTTACTACAATCCTGTGGGAACATGAATGATTGTACCAGATTTTAATGGCAATTCATCGTGCAGCTGACAAAACACTTTGCTGCTACTGGGTGGGATTAGTAGGATTaatcctctgggcaccatgaataTTTCTATAAAAATGTGGCCACCTGTAGCTTTTATAACATGTTGTTGGCCTTCCACAGCGCCATGTGTAACGATCATAAACCTCTGTCACAAGTGATTTAAGTTCACCATCACTACAGAAAGTAATGTGACTTTCCAATTTCCATACAGCAGAGCAAAAAGTTTGGGCAGTGTATCAGTGTTGAAGCTTTTGAGTCCAATCCTGTCAGCACTCTGTGGTGTACTATATGTCATTGTGGTGCAACAGTTTAGGGTGTGCATACAACTTAAAATGCTCATCATCACTCCAGAATCGTTAATCGGTACATCACACAAATGACAAGAGTTacattgaaaatataaaatttcTAAAAATATCTATGAGTGTAATATGTGTGCCATCTTTCCTTTAAGATGTGGTTATTGCACTTAACAGCATTTCTCTTATATGTGCTCAAGCTTGTGCTTAATGCCACCCAAAGGTGTCTGATCAACAAGATCAGAAACTgacatatttaacatttttgagGTGGTTACCTAAGTTGCTAAACCAGTTTAGTTCTGACAGCTCCTTCAAGAGACAGATAGAAATGCGTCACCACAGGTGGATCCGATGAGTTCAGTTGAAAAGCCTGTTCTCTTAAAGCTGCACTATTTAATAGCCTACTGTTATACAACAATGAAACTCACAACTGATAATCTCCTGACAAtgcattttccaccagctgAACTTTAGAGCATCTTCCagctcagtgtttgtttgttttttatagcCCACAACCTGACTGTATAAATGAAGAGAAAGTAGCACCTGCGCACTTAGTCCATGCCACAACGGTGtcataaaaataatgttttgatcCTACTTAGATCTTTGTCAGGTTTAAATGAAACCAACACTTAAAGCGACACTCACCTTTCTGGAAATATTATGCTtgtctttgtttaggttaaaatgctattaataagctgatggcacactaaaatgtaagtgcaTTCCAccagatataaaaaaaaaaaatcataattgtaccattcttatatggttctaagaaaactccgaccaatcattgccttcggaccgaatgcaatgattggttgagcgtcctgtctgtcttccccatgtGGAGGCatccgactgacgtaaccgctcgCGTGACAAAGGCAACTTTTGATAAGATATGGGGACGCATTATGACATTTCTAGAGGGAATGGTAAAGGgtacctgcacttgtatagcgcctctCTAGTCTCCCGACCAACCCCCACCCCCGACCAGGAAGGgtctgtgagacaacaaataggctagtaaaagggatgcttgtggatataaacctTCCGCAACAATGGCAGACAAATGCGGACCACCACTTCCACCTCCAGCCGCtccaacagggaaatcagttggcaaaagaaagaatataGCAGAAAAAACTAACACTAAGAGAGAACTTGATGCTGCAAGAGCCAAAACTCGGGTCAACATCGGCTCTGCTTTCGAGCGATGGCgaagactgatgcagcttcatcctgagctaaaaggggacgagatggtcgcagagtttctgctggacaggtatttttagtttgcctctaatgtaacataggctataacgttatatatgacaacacaacatccagttgctaatggctaatgttagcctactgtagcatagcctctgaaacattaacgttatcttccttgtgcgtttccatgtactagtaacgttaacactactatctaacgtcagcaccttattctaaaactcaccagtcatcactgactccggttgagttttaaaacttcagggttgtgtttgactgtcttggttgtaacattACACTCGCACTCCTCTTCTATGTATCTAACGTTACGTTGCCAACGCCTATGTCTATAAtaaggacgtaatggaggaggggggagtaggcctttggagagAGGTGGAGtagcaggaggagggggataggactttggagggaggcgggagttgtggatgttcaaatttttgctgcatgaaatgcaagaaaggtaagagtagctttaagtGCCAAAAAGtgtccttgaatggccacttgaggctgcctCCAGAAActagtcaatccccatagactcccgtgttaaaatgaccaacaactcaccagtttacattatattaaggcttaaagttatgcataattaagggcgggccACTTTAAGTGACAAACTGTCTGCCGAGATATGGACACTTTTGGCCCAAAAAAACCATTGCgttggccaaaatgccaaactttatgcttcaaaatgtgagtccacaaaccacaGAGTGACAGCGTGGTAGTTACGGTAGTCcattatgttttcagtctatagccaaaatgtttgaaaagtaGAAACCAGGCCAGCATTCACACATCATACACACCAAGAGGCTGCTAATATCTATGATGGCAGGTGTGGTTAGCCATCTAAACTACCcagagtgataaaaaaaaaatgacagtgaaCAATTCAATGAAGGAAACAGGAAAGAAGTACGTagagaaaaacagtaacacaaaaagCCACACAAGATAGTTAACCACACCTGCCATCACGTCAGCCTACTAGTGTGCATTATGTGTAAATACAGGTGTGGTTTCTGcttgtaaaacattttaatctaATGAAGATCCAAGTGGGATGGGAATGTTGTCTATATTATTTCTGGCATGGAGTAACTGTGCAGGCAATACTTTTTCTTCTGACATGCATATAATTACTTTCCTTCAACTCCCACAACTTAACTGTGTCCAGAAAAACATATGAATGCTGCTTTGATTACAAAACATAAATGAACCTGTTGACGCTTTTCTTCCTATCCTTACTCAGTCCATTCTGGTGGACATGATGAGGAATGGAAATATTTACAGATGACACGCTGAGCCAGTATCTTTTAAAGGTAACACAGATTTATTGCACATATCAGCTAAGTAGCCTGAGATGACAAAAGTGTTACTTCACAAGTGAACAGATATCAGATGCAGTTGCCACCTTCATTTGGCAAAAGTAAAGATATCCATCTTGTTCCTTCATGATTTTCATATGATGATTGCAGCCAGCCATCCCAGTGCTGCTCCAGTGCCGCCCACAGCTGCAGTGGCAGCTCCTGACAGACCAGCAGCACCTATGGAGAGATAACACAGATGTTTAATATCAAGGAGCTACAGAAAAGTTGAGAGTGCCTTCTTCTGATGCTAAAAACACTAACCCATTATACACAGAAGTGTCAGTTTATTCTAGACACTGCATTATAAACCCAAAACTAAAGTTATTGTTTCCTTTAGTCCCAGGTTTGTGAGACACCTGTGAGGATtttgtactgttgttgttgcaCCTCAGAATGTGTTGACATGATAAGACACATAATGCCCCTGTGGTTATCCTTCACACAATTATCACCTCACCACTAAGATAAGAAAGTTAAAACCACAAGATTAAGATAAATTTTAAATCAATTAACAGCATTTACCTGCTGCTTGCAGACCAGCCACCAGACTTCCTGCTGCCACTCCTCCGCCGTTAGCAATTGCAGCAGCTGACATCATTTTTGCAGCAATGGAGCCTGCTGCTATTCCAGCTGCAGTGAAACCTGCACCAGTCAGAACAAGAGGAGCTGCGACCACGGCACCCGCTGAACATGCAAAATACAACAGAGGGAACTTTTTTAGTGATAGTGTTCCATTTTGTCAGGCCACTTTAAGTACAAAATATGTTTAGCATGAAAATGCTTTTTCTGCATTAAAGTGTGTTAAAATCAGATGAAAAGTAAACAAAGATGCACACAAAGGCTGTACAAAGTCTTACCTGCACCGCCGCCAACTAACACAGCCGTCACTGAAACAGAAGACAAAAACCAAAATCAACAATCACAGTCCATCAAGCTTAATCAGATATTTGctatcaatattttttataagAAAAGAGTTTAAGCAAAACTATCAGCACTTTGAAAGCGATGTATCAGAATTATCAAAGGAACAGTGATACTCACAAAGCCCCATCTCTTGATGGAGCGCGCAGGCTACTGATGAGCCTTGAGTTGCGCTGAGCTGTATATACTGTGTGAGGGTTAGGTATCATT
This window encodes:
- the LOC125900503 gene encoding interferon alpha-inducible protein 27-like protein 2A, with product MGLLTAVLVGGGAAGAVVAAPLVLTGAGFTAAGIAAGSIAAKMMSAAAIANGGGVAAGSLVAGLQAAGAAGLSGAATAAVGGTGAALGWLAAIII